A region from the Anomalospiza imberbis isolate Cuckoo-Finch-1a 21T00152 chromosome 23, ASM3175350v1, whole genome shotgun sequence genome encodes:
- the LOC137461747 gene encoding arylacetamide deacetylase-like 4, translating to MAVVLTVLVLFLGGFLAAFILLVIGAINFDFSNSEIPPGVNQPAKLRIIHIILICTAVVGKILQNIGICTQVSFVRYMQGRKTPGVDPKLFIKDLWFEKVPVRIYQPKAPSASQRRGVMFFHGGGWVFGSIETHEELCRFIARESESVVVSVGYRLAPEHKYPAAYEDCLNATQHFLQHLEHYGVDPARVTVCGDSAGGNLAAAVSQTLAGRSDLPRLRAQILIYPGLQALDFNLPSYQQNQGVPLLFRERAAFYMLQYLNGNATKLEEVLEGSHIPIDIKLKYKRWVSPDNIPEEFKVRGYKPRVLLDSTTEVFETVKRFCEPTLCPLLAEDTIIQQLPESFILTCEYDVLRDDGLLYKKRLEDNGVRVTWYHLEDGFHGIINSFNSDWLSFPAGKRGLDNIVNFLRSL from the exons ATGGCAGTTGTACTCACAGTGCTGGTGCTATTCTTAGGTGGTTTTCTTGCTGCATTTATATTGTTGGTCATAGGGgcaattaattttgatttttccaactcagaaattcctcctggagTGAATCAGCCTGCAAAGCTCCGAATCATTCATATAATTTTAATATGCACAGCTGTGGTG GGAAAGATTTTGCAAAACATTGGCATCTGCACTCAGGTGAGCTTTGTGAGGTACATGCAAGGAAGAAAGACTCCGGGGGTGGACCCAAAGCTCTTCATCAAAGATCTGTGGTTTGAGAAAGTGCCTGTAAGGATTTACCAGCCTAAGGCTCCATCTGCCAGCCAAAGGAGAGGAGTTATGTTTTTTCATGGAGGAGGATGGGTATTTGGAAGCATTG AGACCCACGAAGAGCTGTGCCGCTTTATTGCCAGAGAAAGTGAATCTGTGGTTGTATCTGTGGG GTACCGTTTGGCCCCCGAGCACAAATACCCCGCTGCGTACGAAGACTGTCTGAACGCCACCCAGCActtcctgcagcacctggagcactACGGCGTGGATCCTGCCCGGGTCACTGTCTgcggggacagtgctgggggcaacctggcagctgctgtgagCCAGACCCTGGCAGGCAGGTCAGACCTCCCCAGACTCCGTGCTCAGATCCTCATCTACCCaggccttcaggcactggaCTTCAATTTACCATCCTACCAACAAAATCAGGGAGTCCCTCTGCTATTCCGGGAACGTGCCGCTTTCTACATGTTGCAGTACCTAAATGGAAATGCAACAAAACTGGAAGAGGTCTTGGAAGGTTCCCATATTCCTATAGATATTAAATTAAAGTATAAAAGGTGGGTGAGTCCAGACAACATCCCTGAGGAATTTAAGGTCAGAGGCTACAAACCACGTGTGCTACTTGACAGCACAACTGAAGTTTTTGAGACAGTAAAGAGATTCTGTGAGCCCACGCTGTGTCCACTGTTGGCTGAAGACACAATTatccagcagctgccagaatCTTTCATCCTGACCTGCGAGTACGACGTGCTGCGGGATGATGGCTTGTTGTACAAGAAGAGGCTGGAGGACAATGGGGTGCGAGTGACCTGGTACCACCTTGAAGATGGATTCCATGGAATCATAAACTCATTTAATAGTGACTGGTTGTcatttccagctggaaaaaggGGCCTTGACAATATTGTGAATTTTCTAAGAAGCTTATAg